Within Oleidesulfovibrio alaskensis DSM 16109, the genomic segment CCGAAGTGGCCAATGTGCAGCCGTTCAGCCGCCAGCCCTTTGTGGGCAGGTCGGCCTTTGCGCACAAGGGGGGCATTCATGCCAGTGCCGTTAACCGTATGGCCAGCCTGTATGAACATATGGACCCCGAAGAAGTGGGCAACAGACAGCGGGTACTGCTTACCGAACTTGCAGGCAGGAGCAACATTGTTTCCATAGCCCGCAGATTCGGTTTTCATCTCGACAAGGATGAACCAGTTGTCAAAGGTCTTCTCAAGGAACTGAAAGACAACGCAAGTCTTGGGTACGACTATGCGGCTGCAGAGGCATCTGTGGAGCTGCTGCTTTTTAAAAAGCTGGCCCGCAGGGGTGTCCGGCAGTTTTTCCGGCTTATCAATTTCCGCGTCATAGAGTCAAAACAGGGACGCGACGCCGAACCCATGTCGGAAGCCACAGTCATGGTAGAAGTGGAAGGAGTGGAAGAGCACACGGCAGCTTCCGGCCGGGGTCCTGTCAACGCGCTGGACAACGCCCTGCGCAAAGCGCTTTCGGGTTTTTACCCCCGCCTCAACGAAATGCGGCTGCTCGATTTCAAGGTGCGGGTGCTGAACGGAAGCAAACGCAGCGACGGCGGTACGGCCTCCGTCGTACGGGTGCTCATTGAGTCCGGTGACCAGCATAGCCGCTGGGTAACCGTAGGGGTATCATTCAACATCATCGAAGCCAGCTGGCAGGCGCTGGTGGATTCCATTACCTACAAACTGTATAAAGACGAAGGTGAACAGCGGGCCAAACTGGGCTAGCAGAACACAATTCCCGCCACGGCGGGGCCCGATAAAAATCAAGGCCGGTCACCCGGCCTTTTTTATTCAATTCGCTGTCTGCGTTCAGCTGTCCACAAGCTCATACCGGCTGTTGCCGTCCTGATCATCACGGTACCTGAACACCAGATTACGTCCGCCGCGTTTGGCCTCATAAAGAGCCCGATCTGCGGAATCGATAAGATTATCCTCATAAGCGCCGCGCCACAAACTGCTGGCAAAAGCCACTCCGGCACTCAGGGTGATGCTGATGCCGCTTCGCACCACCTCCCCGCTGTTATTGCGGATGACAAAGTTAAAATTCTCCATGCTGCTGCGGGCGCTCTCTGCAATTTTTTCCGCCAGAGAAGCAAGTGCCCCTCTGAGCACCACGGAAAACTCCTCGCCCCCGTAACGGGCAACAAGAAAATCTTTTTCGTGTTCGGCAGCATGCCCGCGGACAGCCTCCTGTAAAATTCTGGCCACGGTCTGAATGGCCTGATCCCCTATGCGGTGGCCGTATTCGTCGTTGAAATTTTTAAAATTATCAATGTCCAGCATGATGAGAGAAAGCGGGGTTCCCTCTCTGCGCCAGCTTTGAACCGCGCCGGAAAGAAAGGCATCAAATGCGCGCCTGTTATGCAGACCACTCAAAGGATCACGCTGGGTCAGTTCTGTCATGGCTGCGGCGTCACGTTCCATCTCAAGCAGAACTTCACGAAAGGTATCTTTCAACAAAGCCACGACTTCTTCGGGCTCTCTGCCCTCGGTCACCGCCTGAATGCTGCGGGATTCCAGATGCTCCACATCACCTTTTCTGCGCAGCAGGATACTGCGGAACTCGCCGGCAAGAGCCATGGTTTCCTGCATGGCCCTGTTAAGGCGCTGCTCATAGGGTGCCACAAGAATCTGTCTGTCACGCTCCAGAATTCTCTCGTAATTCCGGTCTGAAAAATCTTTGTTTTGCAACAGGTCAACAAGCAGTTGCTGAACCTGCATTTTCTGTTCATCTGTCAGATAGGAATATTCCTGCATGCCTCGCATGTACAAAACAAGAGTCCGCCACTTTGCATCACGGGGCACTCCTGCGTTGTCAAGAGCTTCGCACATACGGCCGTCAGCAGAAAAATCGCAGTGCAGGCGGTCGTCGCAGACAGCATGCACCGAACCGGCAACATCTTTAAGCGGGCTAATCTTCATAACACTATACCTGTCAGCAGAAGGATTATCACTACATGATCACTGTAACGGCCAGACATCGCATGACCTTGCCGGAGCCATGCCTGCCATGAAGCTTTCGGTCAGAGTATCAAAATGCACGACATTCCGATAGGAAATTTTATAATAGGCTTCGCATTTCTGTGTAAAAAACCGCATACTGCGCCTGTTTCCGCGGTACCCCCCCTGCGGGGTATCTAGGTCTGCCACATGCCTCCACATGCCTGTCTTTGCGGTTATTGCCCGCCGTTGCGCGGCCAGCAGGGTGTCGCGCAGGCCGACAGGCGTATCGGCGTGCTGATAAAGCCAGGCTGCCCCTGACGCGACAAGCACTTCGCTCAGCAGGCGTCTGTCCGGCAGATACACGTCTGCCAGTACCCTTCCGTACCTGTCACGGCTGCTTTTTTCCATATCGATCAGCACCTGCCGCTTCTTCAGCAACCCGACAAGCTGTTGATGCGCTCTGTGTGCATAAAAGCCGGAAGCATGGCCGTTACGGCCCACTTCGGGAGCATCAATTCCCCTGAGACGGACAACTGTTCCGCCGGCAAGGACTATCGTATCGCCGTCAGGTACCGAGGAGATATCATACCGCAGGAGTCCGGCTTCTGCAGTGCAGGCAAAACACGCCAGCAGAAACGTGCACAAACATAGTCGCATCACTGCATACGCGGCAGGTACGCTCACCGGCAGGGCTTTTTTATGCATGAAACACCAAAAAGGCGGCCCCGTGCGGAGCCGCCCTGAAGTCTAGCTTTCGTAGTACGAGCGCAGGGTCTGGCTCCTTACCGGATGCCTGAGCTTGCGCAGCGCCTTGGCTTCTATCTGCCTGATGCGCTCTCGTGTCACGTTAAACAGCTTTCCGACCTCCTCAAGAGTGTGATCGGACTTCTCGTTGATGCCGAAGCGCTTACGCAGCACCTGCTCTTCGCGGGGAGTCAG encodes:
- a CDS encoding thermonuclease family protein — its product is MHKKALPVSVPAAYAVMRLCLCTFLLACFACTAEAGLLRYDISSVPDGDTIVLAGGTVVRLRGIDAPEVGRNGHASGFYAHRAHQQLVGLLKKRQVLIDMEKSSRDRYGRVLADVYLPDRRLLSEVLVASGAAWLYQHADTPVGLRDTLLAAQRRAITAKTGMWRHVADLDTPQGGYRGNRRSMRFFTQKCEAYYKISYRNVVHFDTLTESFMAGMAPARSCDVWPLQ
- a CDS encoding GGDEF domain-containing protein produces the protein MKISPLKDVAGSVHAVCDDRLHCDFSADGRMCEALDNAGVPRDAKWRTLVLYMRGMQEYSYLTDEQKMQVQQLLVDLLQNKDFSDRNYERILERDRQILVAPYEQRLNRAMQETMALAGEFRSILLRRKGDVEHLESRSIQAVTEGREPEEVVALLKDTFREVLLEMERDAAAMTELTQRDPLSGLHNRRAFDAFLSGAVQSWRREGTPLSLIMLDIDNFKNFNDEYGHRIGDQAIQTVARILQEAVRGHAAEHEKDFLVARYGGEEFSVVLRGALASLAEKIAESARSSMENFNFVIRNNSGEVVRSGISITLSAGVAFASSLWRGAYEDNLIDSADRALYEAKRGGRNLVFRYRDDQDGNSRYELVDS